The genome window gtgtgtgtgcgtgcgtgtgcgtgtgtgtgtgtgtgtgtgtgtgtgtgtgtgtgtgtgtgtgtgtgtgtgtgtgtgtgtgtgttcccatgcaggcgtcaggtgtgtgtgttaccctctTGGCTTGCTCCAGTTGTTCAGACAGTCCCTcaacagtctgtgtgtgtttctgtctcatCTCCTGAACCTGAGCTTCATggttcctcccttcctcctccatcaCCTTCTTCAACATGGCTACCTCCTGCTCTCGCTTCGCCCTggagaacacaacacacagcaaccatcagtgtgtgtgtcccaatTGGAACTGTACCGTAGTTCCTGCTGTGCAGCGGTGGTATCCAGTGGGTCCTCTAGAGGTCAAACTGAATCCGTATGGTCAGGATGTGGTGTCCTCTAGAGGTCAAACTGAGACCGTATGGTCAGGATGTGGTGTCCTCTAGAGGTCAAACTGAGACCGTATGGTCAGGATGTGGTGTCCTCTAGAGGTCAAACTGAGACCGTATGGTCAGGATGTGGTGTCCTCTAGAGGTCAAACTGAGACCGTATGGTCAGGATGTGGTGTCCTCTAGAGGTCAAACTGAGACCGTATGGTCAGGATGTGGTGTCCTCTAGAGGTCAAACTGAGACCGTATGGTCAGGATGTGGTGTCCTCTAGAGGTCAAACTGAGACCGTATGGTCAGGATGTGGTGTCCTCTAGAGGTCAAACTGAGACCGTATGGTCAGGATGTGGTGTCCTCTAGAGGTCACTAGAGGTCAAACTGAGACCGTATGGTCAGGATGTGGTGTCCTCTAGAGGTCAAACTGAGACCGTATTGTCAGGATGTGGTGATGACCGTGACTTGACCGTACCGTAGCTCCTGCTGTGCGGCGGTGGTATCCAGAGTGTCTTCCAGCTCAGACCTCAGAGCATTCAGCTCCTCTCCCAGGTCTCTACAGGCTGCATCAGCCTTCCTCCTGGCAGCCCCCTCTGACTCCAGGTCCTCCTGGATCTCACCTATTTATCACGCACACACATGACCAgagcacacgcacacgcgcgcacacgcacacacacacacacacacacacagacaaacacacacacacacacacacacacacattcctcatgtagtgcactacctttgagcAGGTTAGTGTTTTTCATCATGgatgttgttctggaggcagttctgcagagtggtcactagctggcacagccacaaagtcataacgtctgactttaaacctaaccctaaccctaaccttaaccacactgctaaccttaatgcctaaccttaaattaagaccaaaaagctacatttgttttcaggaatttttacaatatagagaATATAGACTTTGCAGCTTGCCCATCTAGCAGAAATCGTTCAGTTCTGCCTCAAGGACGagactcatcccaataaacgctcagttctgcctcaaggACGAGACTCATCCCAAAAATCGTTCAGTTCTGCCTCAAGGACGagactcatcccaataaacgCCAACCTACTACTTTTGACCTGTGTGGGTGTCTTTTGGGACACCCTCCCTTGATATGGATCTCACCTAACAGCCCCTCCAGCTCCCTGACACGACGCACCGCCGCAACACAAGCGGCAGACTCCtcctccaacctgacagagagagagagatttagggcATGGGAAGTAATAGCTATGCTATGTGTGTAGATATGCCCAATAATAGTTAAGATTGTCAAGGTACGGTCTCTCTCAACTCTTTAACTATTTGTCAAGTGTGTTTATATATTCCTGGATAATAAAGCTACTGATTGAAGATAGCTCATCACTGATGATCTGGGATTGATTACCTGGCCTGTGTGGCCAGTAGCTCCTCCTCCTTGGCGGCGAGCTGTGCTCTGAGCTCGGCTATCTGGGCCTGCAGGTCGGCCAGCTGCTCCTGGAGATCAGCCAGCTCCGTCTCCAGCTTCCTCTTGGCCTTCTCCACATCCTGCCTgcccttctcctccttcttcatacgcactgaggaagaggaggaggaggaagaggaggaggaagagggaaaggaatcgtcatcatcatcatcatcatcgtctatAGCAGAGGTAGACTGATGCATTCTTGGAGAGTGTGTAAGCTTTGTTCAGCTTTATCCCAGTCCTAACACACCAGATTCAACCAATTAAGGTCTTAATGAAAGACAATAATTGACTGATtactgactgaatgacagattGATGCCAGGGgtgaggggttagaggtcagaggtgagTAACTCACCCTCCAGGTCTGAGATCATAGACTCGTGTTTGTTCTTCAGCTTGGTCAGGTTCTTAGacttctcctcttcctcagccAGGTTAGAGCTGGAGTCTGCAATTCTCTCCTCCAACAGTTTACGCTCCTGAAGAACAACGGATAAAAGAGAGAAAGGTCAGGGTTCAGAGGTGAGGGGTCAGGGACTGTACTATTCTCTCCTCCAACAGCTTAGGCTCCTGAAGAACAACACACAGCAGGGAGTAAGGTTAATCAGAGGTCAGAGGTGAGGGGTCAGGGACTGAGTGCTACATGCTCCTTCAACAGCTCACGTTGCTGAGGAACAGGAGATCGGTGGGTGAATGGGAGGGTGGGTGAATGGTGTTTATTGAGACAGGGATGGAGAACAACATACCTTGAGTAGTTTGTTATTCTGGTCCTCCATGATGAGAACGTCCTCCTCCAGTTTCTTGACCTTCCCCTCAACAGTCACCTTCTCCAGCTGCAGCTTCTGACGAGAGTCCTCTTCCTCTGACAGGTGGGCCTCCATGGCCTAATACACAGAGAGAAGAAagggatgaagagagaaagagaaaagagagagagagggacagggaggcgAGATAAATAGGATAAGAGTTTGTGTTTTCTGTACCCCAAAATTATGTTTTAATAAAGGTTAGGTAATACAATCACAATGTAATAATACAATCCACCTGACCCACAACAGGGCCTCCACCGGACCCACAACAGGGCCTCCACTGGACCCACAACAGGGCCTCCACCTGACCCACAACAGGACCTCCTTCACCGGACCCACAACAAGGCCTCCACTGGACCCACAACAGGACCTCCACCTGACCCACAACAGGGCTTCCACATGACCCACAACAGGGCTTCCACATGACCCACAACAGGGCCTCCACCTGACCCACAACAGGGCTTCCACATGACCCACAACAGGGCCTCCACATGATCCACAACAGGGCTTCCACATGACCCACAACAGGGCCTCCACATGATCCACAACAGGGCTTCCACATGATCCACAACAGGGCCTCCACATGATCCACAACAGGGCTTCCACATGACCTACAACAGGACCTCCACATGATCCACAACAAGGCCTCCACCTGACCCACAACAGGGCTTCCACATGACCCACAACAGGGCTTCCTCATGACCCACAACAGGGCCTCCACATGACCCACAACAGGACCTCCACCTGACCCATAACAGGACCTCCACCTGACCCACAACAGGACCTCCACCTGACCCATAACAGGACCTCCACCTGATCCACAACAAGGCCCTCCACCTGATCCACAACAGGGCCTCCACATGACCCACAACAGGACCTCCACCTGACCAATAACAGGACCTCCACCTGACCCACAACAGGGCTTCCACATGACCCACAACAGGGCCTCCACCTGACCCACAACAGGGCTTCCACATGACCCACAACAGGGCCTCCACATGATCCACAACAGGGCTTCCACATGACCCACAACAGGGCCTCCACATGATCCACAACAGGGCTTCCACATGATCCACAACAGGGCCTCCACATGATCCACAACAGGGCTTCCACATGACCCACAACAGGACCTCCACATGATCCACAACAAGGCCTCCACCTGACCCACAACAGGGCTTCCACATGACCCACAAAGGGCTTCTATGACCCACAACAGGGCCTCCACATGACCCACAACAGGACCTCCACCTGACCCATAACAGGACCTCCACCTGACCCACAACAGGACCTCCACCTGACCCATAACAGGACCTCCACCTGACCCACAACAGGACCTCCACCTGATCCACAACAGGGCCTCCACATGACCCACAACAGGACCTCCACCTGACCCACAACAGGGCCTCCACCTGATCCAGAACAGGGCCTTACATCTATACCAGTCTATGGATAAGGACAGAGTGCAGTCAATCCACCATCTACTAACTTCAGCATTTTCCAACCAGAAACCAATGGAAGTCAATGTACCCGGTAATATTGATATtagcatttcatacatttcatgccAAAGTTTCTGAAAGGGATTGAGTCGGTTTGACGCTTCTTTGAAATGATTTTGTCCATTTTGACTCATCACTGATATACCATAGTTGAAAAGGTCATCGCTCGGTAGCCATTTTGGATCTGCCCACCTGTAGTTGCTGCTGCATGTCCTTCCTCTCCTGCTGCAGCTGTGtggctctctcctcctcctcctccagccgcGACTCCATCTCATGGAgcacctcctccagctcctgcttCTTGACCTCCAGACGAAGCCTCATCTCCTCTGCCTCAGCATACAACTCTGTCTCCGCCTGAAGCTTCTGCTCCAGTTTAGCTCGCTCCTCTACTACCTAGAGAGACAGAGTGTCCactttacctgtgtgtgtgtgtgtgtgtgtgtgtgtgtctccacctcacctgtgtgtgtgtgtctccactttacctgtgtgtgtgtgtgtgtgtgtgtgtgtgtgtgtctccactttacctgtgtgtgtgtgtgcgtgtgtgtgggtgtgtgtgtgtgtgtctccacctCACCtgtatgtgtgtaagtgtgtgtgtctccgccttatgtgtgtgtgtgtatgtgtgtgtgtgtgtgtgtgtgtgtgtttctccacttcacctgtgtgtgtttctgggagATCTCCTTCAGTTCCACCTGGCTCTTCTGGGCCAGATCCTTGGCGGACTTCAGCTCCTCCTCCTTCTGACCCATTTCTTCTTCCTGTCGCGTCACCTGGAGGAGGGGCTTCACCTGCGGGACAACCAATCAAAGTTTACATAAGAGCTGATATCAAAACAAATCAACGAATCAAAACTACGATATACTACGATATATCAAAACTAGTTACATAGTGGTTCTCCGTGATGGATGTGGCAGAACATCAACAACACTGGATAGGACAGATAACCATAAAtcaaacacctgtgtgtgtgtgtgtgtctgtgtctgtgtctgtgtgtgtgtgtgtgtgtgtgtgtgtgatgtgtgatgtgtgtgatgtgtgtgtgtgtatgtgtgtgtgtgatgtgcgtGCGTGTGATGTGTACCTTGGTGAAGAGTCTCCACCACTGCCAGTTCTTCAGGACCAGGTAGACAGCACAGTTCCTCTGAATCACCTTCATAGCAGTCAGCTGGGCCTGACGCTTACTAAACGCTCTGTGGACAGAAGTCACATCAGAGTGTGTCTGCTATCATGCTGTTGTGGGAGCGACTGGTAACGCTACCTCACGGGTGAAATGTGTCcatgtgttcagagggtccctgTGTGGAGCCCAGGCTggaagcaacactgttacacTAACTTGCGTGCCAGGAAGCTCCTAGCGTGGGCCTGGAAGGCGATGATGACCACAGTCAGTTtaatgtccctctcctcctccagctgggCTAACACTCCTGTTCTGAAGAACATCTTACTCTGACCAATACGGAACAGATTTGGGTCCAGGTCCAGGTGCTTCATCTGGAGAGGAAGTCATAACACCTTTATCATGACACCTTCATCATGACACCTTTATCATAACACCTTTATCGTAACACCTTTATCATGACACCTTTATCATGACACCTTTATCATAACACCTTTATCATAACACCTTCATCATGACACCTTTATCATAACACCTTCATCATGACACCTTCATCATGACACCTTTATCATAACACCTTCATCATGACACCTTTATCGTAACACCTTTATCGTAACACCTTTATCGTAACACCTTTATCGTGACACCTTTATCATAACACCTTCATCATGACACCTTTATCATGACACCGTTATCGTGACACCTTTATCGTAACACCTTTATCGTGACACCTTTATCGTGACACCTTTATCGTGACACCTTTATCATAACACCTTTATCGTGACACCTTTATCGTGACACCTTTATCATGACACCTTTATCGTGACACCTTTATCATGACACCTTTATCGTGACACCTTTCAAAACAAAGGTCCCTTTAGAATAACTCTTTACTTATCCAGAACTAAGGTAGAAACATTTGTCCTATTTAGTTCATTGCTCAACTTTTGGTTTTCTAAAAATGCGGGTTCAAAAGTGCCAAAAGGTTTTTAGACTCAGTGACTGTATCAGTAAGATCAACTCAGACGTTTCAGTAAGATCAACTCAGACGTTTCAGTTAGATCAACTCACACGTTTCAGTTAGATCAACTCAAACGTTTCAGTTAGATCAACTCAGACATTTCAGTAAGATCAACTCAGACGTTTCAGTTAGATCAACTCAGACGTTTCAGTTAGATCAACTCAAATGTTTCAGATCAACTCAGACGTTTCAGTAAGATCAATTCAGACGTTTCAGTTAGATCAACTCAGACCTTTCAGTTAGATCAACTCAGACGTTTCAGTTAGATCAACTCAGACGTTTCAGTTAGATCAACTCAGACGTTTCAGTTAGATCAACTCAGACGTTTCAGTTAGATCAACTCAGACGTTTCAGTTAGATCAACTCAGACGTTTCAGTTAGATCAACTCAGACGTTTCAGTTAGATCAACTCAGACGTTTCAGTTAGATCAACTCAGACGTTTCAGTAAGATCAACTCAGACGTTTCAGTAAGATCAACTCAGACGTTTCAGTTAGATCAACTCAGACGTTTCAGTTAGATCAACTCAGACGTTTCAGTTAGATCAACTCAGACGTTTCAGTTAGATCAACTCAGACGTTTCAGTAAGATGAAATCACCATTAGTTGACAAGCCTGTTTCCCGTCCATGAAACCCTTTGGGATGCAGTTGGCTGCTAGGATCTCATAGCtacaagaagaagaggaagaggaagaaagagaggaagacagaagGAAGAGTACAAGTTGTTATATGATAACTACACAGACATAATCGTGGTTCCTTAACGTTGGTGTTAGAACATTCCTCACCGTTGTCGGAACTCTTGGAACACGATGCGGTTGGGGAAGCCCTGTCTGCAGATACGGATCCCTTCCAGAACCCCGTTACACCTCAACTGTTCCAGAACCAGGTTAGCATCCAGCTTccctgcctacacacacacaggaagaatgagggagagagagatcacagGTGACTCAAGAGAGAGGAGATGAATTGATGGAACATATAGAAATAGCTGTAGGGGTTCTGGGTAGGGGGATAGTGTCCTACCCTCTTCTCGTGGTTAGGGATGATACAGCGTATGAAGTTGGGCTGTGTGTTGTTAAGCGTGGTCATCAGTTTGCCCAGGGATTCCTTGTAGAGCTGGCCCACTGTCCTGAACATGCCCTTCTTAGACTTGGTGGCGCTGGGGGCCGAGCTCTCTGACATCTTAGTAATGGTCTCTAGACCCACCACATGGTCCACTGGAAACAGAACAAGGATTATTCATGACCTCTTGAGAAGAAAGGctggggggggagaaagaggaggagatgaaagagaaagagggagaagaacaAGTGACAGACAAGAAGGAGAGACAGTAGAATACTGATGAATACTGATGGGAGTACAGTAAAGTGAATTGGTAGTAATCCAACACATTTCTACTGATGGGAGAACAGTAAAGTGAATTGGTAGTAGACCAACTGTGCTTGCATCCTAAATAGGACCCTATTCCTGATttactatagtgcactacttttgaccagagtgctATGGGCCTGGTCTAACGTGGTGCCCCAttcagggaacagggtgccattttgggacgcaTGTGGCTCACCATCCTTCCAGAGGTCCTGTATGAAGGGGTTGGATGAGTTGTTGAGGAGAGCCGTCACGTTGTCATTCAGAGGGTCCATGTTCTTAGTCAGCCAGTTGGCTCCGTTGTAGTCCACCTATAACACAACCCCAatacaaccacaacacaaccataacacaaccacaatacaaccacaacacaaccataacataaccacaacacaaccataacATAACCACAACATAACCATGTTCTTAGTCAGCCAGTTGGCTCCGTTGTAGTCCACCTAtaacacaaccacaatacaaccacaacacaaccataacacaaccacaatacaaccacaacacaaccataacataaccacaacacaaccataacATAACCACAACATAACCATGTTCTTAGTCAGCCAGTTGGCCCCGTTGTAGTCCACCTAtaatacaaccacaatacaaccacaacacaaccataacacaaccataacataaccacaaccacaacacaaccatgtTCTCCGTCAGTCAGCTGGACCCATTGTAGTCCATTGTAGTCcaacacaaccacaatacaaccacaacacaaccatgtTATTAATCAGCCAGCTGGCACCATTGTAGTCCACCTACATATAATCTAATCTCACCCTGCCGGCGTGGTGGAGAACTCTTCAGACAGAAACATATAATCTAATCTCACCTTGCCGGCGTGGTGGAGAACTCTTCAGACAGAAACATATAATCTAATCTCACCCTGCCGGCGTGGTGGAGAACTCTTCAGACAGAAACATATAATCTAATCTCACCCTGCCGGCGTGGTGGAGAACTCTTCAGACAGAAACATATAATCTAATCTCACCCTGCCGGCGTGGTGGAGAACTCTTCAGACAGAAACATATAATCTAATCTCACCCTGCCGGCGTGGTGGAGAACTCTTCAGACAGAAACATATAATCTAATCTCATCCTGCCGGCGTGGTGGAGAACTCTTCAGACAGAAACATATCATCTAATCTCACCCTGCCGGCGTGGTGGAGAACTCTTCAGACAGAAACATATAATCTCATCTCACCCTGCCGGCGTGGTGGAGAACTCTTCAGACAGAAACATATAATCTCATCTCACCCTGCCGGCGTGGTGGAGAACTCTTCAGACAGAAACATATAATCTCATCTCACCCTGCCGGCGTGGTGGAGAACTCTTCAGACAGAAACATATAATCTAATCTCATCCTGCCGGCGTGGTGGAGAACTCTTCAGACAGAAACATATAATCTAATCTCACCCTGCCGGCGTGGTGGAGAACTCTTCAGACAGAAACATATAATCTAATCTCACCCTGCCGGCGTGGTGGAGAACTCTTCAGACAGAAACATATAATCTAATCTCACCCTGCCGGCGTGGTGGAGAACTCTTCAGACAGAAACATATAATCTAATCTCACCCTGCCGGCGTGGTGGAGAACTCTTCAGACAGAAACATATAATCTAATCTCACCCTGCCGGCGTGGTGGAGAACTCTTCAGACAGAAACATATAATCTAATCTCACCCTGCCGGCGTGGTGGAGAACTCTTCAGACAGAAACATATAATCTAATCTCACCCTGCCGGCGTGGTAGAGAACTCTTCAGACAGAAACATATAATATAATCTCACCTTGCCGGCGTAGTGGAGAACAGAAAAGGCAGTCTTGTCTTTGAGTGATTTGGGTTTGGAGAACTTGCAGTGGGccgtgtgtgtgttcatcagcTTCTCAACGAAGGACAGGTCTGTGGCTTTAGGGAACCAGCACTCCTCATCCAACAGAGCCAAGATACCTGGAGGATTGTTCTGGAAGGGTGGGGGGAGGGGTCAGCTTTAGGGAACCAGCTGTGTGTGCATTGCTGTAGGTCCagggtgtatgtgtatgtgtgtgtgtgtgtgtgtgtgatgtgtgtgtgtgtgtgtctccgtgtatgtgtgatgtgtgtgtgtgtgtgtgtgtgtgtgtgtctctgtgtgtgtgtgtgtgtgtgtgtgtgtgtgtgtgtgtgtgtgtgtgtgtgtctctgtgtatgtgtatgtgtgtgtgtgtgtgtgtgtgtgtgtgtgtgtgtgtgtctctgtgtatgtgtatgtgtgtgtgtgtgtgtgtgtgtgtgtctctgtgtatatgtgtatgtgtgtgtgtgtgtgtgtgtgtgtatgtgtgtgtgtgtgtgtgtgtgtgttaccggtCTCTCGATGAGCTCTATGCAGGGCTGCAGGTCCAGGCCGAAGTCTATGAAGGCCCAGTCGATCCCCTCTCTCTTGTACTCCTCCTGCTCCAGAATGAACATGGTGTGGTTGAACAGCTGCTGCAGACGCTCGTTGGTGTAGTTGATGCACAGCTGCTCAAACGAGTTGTcctgaggagaaggagaaggtacatagtggtttacacagagctacagtaccgttgtagttcctgaggagaaggtacatagtggtttacacagagctacagtaccgtgGTAGTTCCTGAGGAGAAGGAGGTACATAGTGATttacacagagctacagtaccgtgGTAGTTCCTGAGGAGAAGTTACATAGTGATttacacagagctacagtaccgtTGTAGTTCCTGAGGAGAAGGTACATAGTGATttacacagagctacagtaccgtgGTAGTTCCTGAGGAGAAGTTACATAGTGGTttacacagagctacagtaccgtggtagttcctgaggagaaggtacatagtggtttacacagagctacagtaccgtggtagttcctgaggagaaggtacatagtggtttacacagagctacagtaccatGGTAGTTCCTGAGGAGAAGTTACATAGTGGTttacacagagctacagtaccatggtagttcctgaggagaaggtacatagtggtttacacagagctacagtaccgtggtagttcctgaggagaaggtacatagtggtttacacagagctacagtaccgtggtagttcctgaggagaaggaggtacatagtggtttacacagagctacagtaccgtggtagttcctgaggagaaggtacatagtggtttacacagagctacagtaccgtggtagttcctgaggagaaggtacatagtggtttacacagagctacagtaccgtggtagttcctgaggagaaggaggtacatagtggtttacacagagctacagtaccgtggtagttcctgaggagaaggtacatagtggtttacacagagctacagtactgtGGTAGTTCCTGAGGAGAAGGTACATAGTGATttacacagagctacagtaccgtggtagttcctgaggagaaggtacatagtggtttacacagagctacagtaccgtggtagttcctgaggagaaggaggtacatagtggtttacacagagctacagtaccgtggtagttcctgaggagaaggtacatagtggtttacacagagctacagtaccgtggtagttcctgaggagaaggtacatagtggtttacacagagctacagtaccatggtagttcctgaggagaaggaggtacatagtggtttacacagagctacagtaccgtggtagttcctgaggaggaggtacatagtggtttacacagagctacagtaccgtggtagttcctgaggagaaggaggaggtacATAGTGATttacacagagctacagtaccgtggtagttcctgaggagaaggtacatagtggtttacacagagctacagtaccgtggtagttcctgaggagaaggtacatagtggtttacacagagctacagtaccgtggtagttcctgaggagaaggtacatagtggtttacacagagctacagtaccatGGTAGTTCCTGAGGAGGAGGTACATAGTGGTttacacagagctacagtaccgtgGTAGTTCCTGAGGAGAAGTTACATAGTGGTttacacagagctacagtaccgtgGTAGTTCCTGAGGAGAAGGAGGTACATAATGGTttacacagagctacagtaccatggtagttcctgaggagaaggtacatagtggtttacacagagctacagtaccgtggtagttcctgaggaggaggtacatagtggtttacacagagctacagtaccgtggtagttcctgaggaagggagatgggagagatggaTGTGAACATAGAGGTACTTCTCACGTCATAGTCCTGTACATCAGGTCTGAATCCCAaattacatcctattccctatttagtgcactactttgaccagggcccgtaggggtGTTTTTAATTGTgggataataataatcatagtaggaAATGTTCTGGGGGAAATGTCCCTTTTGGGAGGTAGATGGGGCTCCCAAATCGCTACGTCTACCCATTTTAAATGGGTTcaatttcagtcatttagcagatgctcgtATCCAGAGTGAATTACAGTAGTGGGTGCATCATTCTCTTTTACCGGTCctccatgggaatcgaacccacaaccttggcgttgcaatGCGCCATGAGCTACCAACTGGCCTCACGGGACCCCTGCTGAATTCCTTTCTCTGTCAACTTAAAGATGATGCTCCTCAATCTCACCTCAAAGATTTCAAAGCCAGCGATGTCTAGGATCCCCAGGAATGATGCTCCTTTACGTTTGGCCTTATCCAGAGTCTTATTCACCCTAGCCAGGATCCACCTGAACAACCGCTCATACATGGCCTTCGCTAGGGCCTCGATGGCAAAGTCAGcctgggggagaaggagagggaggggaggagagggagggggagaaggagaggggagaaggagagggagagagaggggagaaggagagggagaaggagagggagcgggaggggagaaggagagggagagagagagagagagatagagagacagtgaGTGTGTGAACCGTCATCTTGTCTGCCTCCC of Salmo trutta chromosome 1, fSalTru1.1, whole genome shotgun sequence contains these proteins:
- the LOC115151662 gene encoding myosin-11 isoform X1, which produces MAADSASDDSKFLRQDDDFKNSGVGQADWSAKKMVWIPSEKEGFEAASIKEEKGDDVLVELANGRKATVNKDDIQKMNPPKFSKVEDMAALTCLNEASVLHNLKERYFSSLIYTYSGLFCVVVNPYKMLPIYSEKIIQIYKGKKRHEVPPHIYSITDNAYRNMMQEREDQSILCTGESGAGKTENTKKVIQYLAVVASSHKGSKKDTGAEKPEKPGSLAYGELEKQLLQANPILEAFGNAKTIKNDNSSRFGKFIKLNFDVTGFLVGANIDTYLLEKSRCIRQAKIERAFHIFYYMVAGAKDQLKEELLLEDFGDYRFLVAGHVEVPGQEDDEMFIETLEAMEIMGFSEDERTGMMKVVSTVLQLGNIKFNKERNNEQATMPDNTAAQKVCHLQGINVTDFTRSVLTPRIKVGREVVQKAQTKEQADFAIEALAKAMYERLFRWILARVNKTLDKAKRKGASFLGILDIAGFEIFEDNSFEQLCINYTNERLQQLFNHTMFILEQEEYKREGIDWAFIDFGLDLQPCIELIERPNNPPGILALLDEECWFPKATDLSFVEKLMNTHTAHCKFSKPKSLKDKTAFSVLHYAGKVDYNGANWLTKNMDPLNDNVTALLNNSSNPFIQDLWKDVDHVVGLETITKMSESSAPSATKSKKGMFRTVGQLYKESLGKLMTTLNNTQPNFIRCIIPNHEKRAGKLDANLVLEQLRCNGVLEGIRICRQGFPNRIVFQEFRQRYEILAANCIPKGFMDGKQACQLMMKHLDLDPNLFRIGQSKMFFRTGVLAQLEEERDIKLTVVIIAFQAHARSFLARKAFSKRQAQLTAMKVIQRNCAVYLVLKNWQWWRLFTKVKPLLQVTRQEEEMGQKEEELKSAKDLAQKSQVELKEISQKHTQVVEERAKLEQKLQAETELYAEAEEMRLRLEVKKQELEEVLHEMESRLEEEEERATQLQQERKDMQQQLQAMEAHLSEEEDSRQKLQLEKVTVEGKVKKLEEDVLIMEDQNNKLLKERKLLEERIADSSSNLAEEEEKSKNLTKLKNKHESMISDLEVRMKKEEKGRQDVEKAKRKLETELADLQEQLADLQAQIAELRAQLAAKEEELLATQARLEEESAACVAAVRRVRELEGLLGEIQEDLESEGAARRKADAACRDLGEELNALRSELEDTLDTTAAQQELRAKREQEVAMLKKVMEEEGRNHEAQVQEMRQKHTQTVEGLSEQLEQAKRVRASLEKAKQGLEKESSDLSADLHSLANAKQDVEHKRKKVEGQLSDLQSRHNDSERQRGELGERVSKLTSELDSVSSLLNEVEGKNIKLSKDLVSLGSQLQDTQVRLRPTGLSGETQTYRTLR
- the LOC115151662 gene encoding myosin-11 isoform X2, translated to MAADSASDDSKFLRQDDDFKNSGVGQADWSAKKMVWIPSEKEGFEAASIKEEKGDDVLVELANGRKATVNKDDIQKMNPPKFSKVEDMAALTCLNEASVLHNLKERYFSSLIYTYSGLFCVVVNPYKMLPIYSEKIIQIYKGKKRHEVPPHIYSITDNAYRNMMQEREDQSILCTGESGAGKTENTKKVIQYLAVVASSHKGSKKDTGAGELEKQLLQANPILEAFGNAKTIKNDNSSRFGKFIKLNFDVTGFLVGANIDTYLLEKSRCIRQAKIERAFHIFYYMVAGAKDQLKEELLLEDFGDYRFLVAGHVEVPGQEDDEMFIETLEAMEIMGFSEDERTGMMKVVSTVLQLGNIKFNKERNNEQATMPDNTAAQKVCHLQGINVTDFTRSVLTPRIKVGREVVQKAQTKEQADFAIEALAKAMYERLFRWILARVNKTLDKAKRKGASFLGILDIAGFEIFEDNSFEQLCINYTNERLQQLFNHTMFILEQEEYKREGIDWAFIDFGLDLQPCIELIERPNNPPGILALLDEECWFPKATDLSFVEKLMNTHTAHCKFSKPKSLKDKTAFSVLHYAGKVDYNGANWLTKNMDPLNDNVTALLNNSSNPFIQDLWKDVDHVVGLETITKMSESSAPSATKSKKGMFRTVGQLYKESLGKLMTTLNNTQPNFIRCIIPNHEKRAGKLDANLVLEQLRCNGVLEGIRICRQGFPNRIVFQEFRQRYEILAANCIPKGFMDGKQACQLMMKHLDLDPNLFRIGQSKMFFRTGVLAQLEEERDIKLTVVIIAFQAHARSFLARKAFSKRQAQLTAMKVIQRNCAVYLVLKNWQWWRLFTKVKPLLQVTRQEEEMGQKEEELKSAKDLAQKSQVELKEISQKHTQVVEERAKLEQKLQAETELYAEAEEMRLRLEVKKQELEEVLHEMESRLEEEEERATQLQQERKDMQQQLQAMEAHLSEEEDSRQKLQLEKVTVEGKVKKLEEDVLIMEDQNNKLLKERKLLEERIADSSSNLAEEEEKSKNLTKLKNKHESMISDLEVRMKKEEKGRQDVEKAKRKLETELADLQEQLADLQAQIAELRAQLAAKEEELLATQARLEEESAACVAAVRRVRELEGLLGEIQEDLESEGAARRKADAACRDLGEELNALRSELEDTLDTTAAQQELRAKREQEVAMLKKVMEEEGRNHEAQVQEMRQKHTQTVEGLSEQLEQAKRVRASLEKAKQGLEKESSDLSADLHSLANAKQDVEHKRKKVEGQLSDLQSRHNDSERQRGELGERVSKLTSELDSVSSLLNEVEGKNIKLSKDLVSLGSQLQDTQVRLRPTGLSGETQTYRTLR